The stretch of DNA GTTGTTTACAGATCCGGGTTATTTCCCGCATGGCGTACGCCAGGTGTTTAACCGGCACCACAAGGTCTTCGGGGCTGTGAATGTAGCTTTCTTCGCGGTTCGCGTCGCCAAAGGCCCGCCGGGCGGCCCAGATGGTCTTAGAATCGGGGACCAGCGTGGCAATTGCCCCACCCGCGGTGCAGATTTCGTCAATGCGGGCGGCCTTATCTTCCAGCTCCTCCTCGGTGCTTGTTTCGACGGTAATAATAAGGTAGTTGCCATCCTCTTGATGCGGCAGGCCCACTTTGAGATAACGGGCGCAGACATTGACGGCCTCGTTGTCCATGTACTCGAGCGAAGTCGGGTCGATACCGGCCTTTAGGAGTTTGAATACCGTATCAATCGCCGTTTCGGTATCCGGGAAAACGGCGAGAAAATCCATTTTATAGGGGGGCAGCGGAATTAATTTCAGCGTCGCCTTGGTGATAATCCCCAGCGTTCCTTCCGAGCCCATAATCAGCTGTTCCAGGCAGTAGCCGGAAGTGCTTTTGTTCAGCAGTCCGCCTAATTCGGTTATTTCTCCGGTAGGCGTCACGATTTCGACCGCATAGACTTGGTGGCGGGTGGTGCCGTATTTCACGGCTTTGTTGCCCCCGGCATTGGTTGCGATATTGCCGCCGATGAAGCAGTTGTCGCCGCTGGATGGATCGCCGGCGTACAATAAGCCAACAGCGGCAGCGGCCTGCTGGACATCCTTCGTCCTGACGCCCGGCTCTACCACCATGTACATATGCTCGGCATTGACTTCGATAATTTTGTTCATCTTTTCCAACGACAAGACAATGCCGCCGTACATCGGCGCCGCGCCGGCGGCCAGACCGGTACCGGCGCCCCGCGGGGTAACGGGAATGAGCTCCCGGTTGGCCAGACGGATAATTTCCGCCACCTGGTCTCTGGTTTCCGGAAAGACCACCACTTCCGGCATATGGTGGTAGCGGGCGTCGGTTACCTCGTCCTGGCTGTAGGTTATAAGTTTATCGGGGTCGGTAAGGACGTTTTTTTCGCCGACGATGGCCTTTAACTCCGCAATATGGTTTGGCCCGACCCGATTATATTTCCTCATCTTGCTTCCCTCCGCACTTCCCGTAATGTATGATTGACACAACAGCAATGGAAAGCAGAACGTTCCACCACTTTTTACTTTCCAATTGCCACTTAGGTAGGATTGTTGCCGTAAATCACTTTGTATAGGCACCGGCCATCAAGGAAGCGGCCTTTTCCGTAAATTGTTTAAGAATACCTTTCCGGAGCGGACGCTCGGGAGCTCGCCAGGCAGCCTTGCGGGCGGCCAGGATAGTGGCAATTTCCGCCGGCGACTTTCTTTCCCCGCCGACACCGACAAGGTTAAGCTCTCGCCCCGGAATATTGATTTCGATCAGGTCATTGTCTTCCACTAGGGCCAGCGGTCCGCCCTCCGCGGCCTCCGGGGAAACATGGCCGACGCACGGCCCCCGCGTCGCCCCGGAGAAGCGGCCGTCGGTTACCAGGGCGACAGTGCCGTTCAATGCTTCGTCAAAGACGATCGCGTCGGTTGTCATAAACATTTCCGGCGCCCCTGAGCCTCGTGGCCCTTCGTAGCGGATGATGACCACGTCGCCGGGTTTAATCTTCCCGGCAATAATCGCTTGCTGCGCCGCTTCCTCGCTGTCAAACACGGCCGCCGGCCCGGTGTGGCGGTGCATCGACGGAACAACGGCCGAATATTTGATCACCGCACCGTCGGGAGCGATATTGCCTTTCAGGATCGCGATCGAACCGTACTGTTTGGCTTTGCTTACCGGTCTGATAACATCGTCAGGGGAAAGGCCAAACGTTTTAAGATGCTGGTGGCACCGGTCAAAGAAGCCGTCCTGCCAGAGCTGCTCAAGGTTTTCCCCAAGCGTCTTGCCGGTTACGGTCATGACATCCAGGTTAAGGTGATCCTTAATATACCACTGTACCAGCGGGATGCCCCCGGCGAACCAGAACAGCTCGGTCACGTACTGGCCGCTGGGCTGCACGTTGGCCAGATAGGGGATTTCCCGGCTCGCCTGGTCAAACATTTCAGGCTCAATGGTCATCCCCAGCTCATGGGCAATGGCCGGCAGATGAATCAGGGCGTTGGTACTGCCGCCGATGGCCGCGTGCACTTTAATGGCGTTGACAAAAGCGTCCTTGGTAAGGATCTTGGCCGCGGTGATTCCCTGCTCAGCCAGCCGGACAACCTGGCGGCCCGCTAGTCGGGCAATGCGGCGAATTTCGGTAAACGTCGCCGGCAGCAAAGCGCTGCCCGGCAGCGCCAGCCCCAGCGCTTCCGCCATACACTGCATGGTGCTGGCCGTCCCCATGAACTGACAGGCGCCGCACGATGGGCAGCCCGTAAGTTTATAGTTGCGGATCTCAGCGTCGGCAATTTGGCCCTTTTTGGCTTTGGCCGATATCGGCCCGGCCAGGCCGGAGGTGGTTATCCCCGGCCCGCTGCGCATCGAGCCGCCGGGAATATGAATAGTGGGAATATCTACCCGGGCGGCCGCCATTAGATGGGCGGGTATCGACTTATCGCAGCTGGAGATAAGGACCATGCCGTCCCAGGGTATTACCGAGGCGTGCAGCTCCACCATGTCGGCGATTACCTCGCGCGACGCCAATATGTAGTTCATGCCGTCATGGCCCTGGCCCCAACCGTCGCAGATATCGGTGACATGGTGCCGGGCCGGTTTCCCGCCGGCCTCATAAATGCCGATCGCCGCCTCTTCGCTGAGCATGTCGAGGTGAAAACTGCCAGGGTGGCTTTCACCAAAGACATCGTCCACTAAAATATGCGGCTTTTCGGTATCTTCCTCCGACCAATTCATCCCCAGCCGCAGCGCGTCCACCTGGGCCCACAGTTTCCTGGCGTCTTGGCATTTTTGCCGCATAAAATCCCCTCCTGTTTAGTCCAGCAGATTGCCTTGCGCATCAAACCTCATGTCCGTCGGCTCACCGCAAATTTCAATGGCCGGATTGGCCCGCGCCTGTGCCAGCAATGCCTCGGAAATGTAGATTTCCCCTAAGTGAAGCGTGTCCTTGATCCTTACCAGCCGGACTTTGGCGAGGTCACGGGCATAGCTTGTTTTGATCGCGGCGAGGATTGCCTCTTTGTCCGAGGCCAGCACCATGGGGATGCGTACCGGCTCGCAGATTGTAGACGTCAAGGCATTGGCATAGGTATACTCCCAGTCGACTTTAGCCACCAGTTTGCGGGTGGTAAAATCGGCGGCGCCGATGCCGTTGGCGTTGCCATGGGTTTTATCGGTCAGGTCGAGCACCACCAGCTTGTTGACCGCCGGGCCGCCGCTGGCGTACGGCGTGGGATAGCGCCCGGTTATGTTGGGGTCCATGCCGTCACCGGAAATTTCCTTGCCGATACGGTCGACAATCAGGACATCGATCGGGTCAAACATAATCCGCGGCATGTGCGCCCTCGCTTCGCGAAGCAGCCGTTGGTCGGTCGCGATAATTTCTTCCGCCGGCACGGCCGCGATCTTGGCCACACGGTCGTAGGCGTTTTCGACGGTGGCCACCCCGAACAGGATGCGGGTACGCGCCAGCTTGATTTTGGCCATTTCCACCACATGTTCGGCCATATGCTTAAAGCCATAGGCGTGGCAGGCGTCTGCCCCTTTCTGCTTGCCGAGCCCGATGGTGATCATCTTAGCCAGACCGCTCTCGCACGGCCCATGGAAGGCGGTATGCGGCTTGACCCGGTTAATTACGACAATCCCGTCGGCCTCGTAAGCGTTCTTGTCAATCAGTACCGGCAGACCATTGGCCAACCGCCCTACTTCTACCACATCCATCGCTGATACAATCGGACAACCGACGCTGTC from Sporolituus thermophilus DSM 23256 encodes:
- a CDS encoding lactate racemase domain-containing protein, producing the protein MGIIQELLANVPLPRLVKVYQKFPAAQVVDLPQCLRQELAKQGVGDRIRPGMRIAVAVGSRGIAEIQTITRVTVEEIKRRGGVPFIVPAMGSHGGATAEGQRQVLANLGITEDSVGCPIVSAMDVVEVGRLANGLPVLIDKNAYEADGIVVINRVKPHTAFHGPCESGLAKMITIGLGKQKGADACHAYGFKHMAEHVVEMAKIKLARTRILFGVATVENAYDRVAKIAAVPAEEIIATDQRLLREARAHMPRIMFDPIDVLIVDRIGKEISGDGMDPNITGRYPTPYASGGPAVNKLVVLDLTDKTHGNANGIGAADFTTRKLVAKVDWEYTYANALTSTICEPVRIPMVLASDKEAILAAIKTSYARDLAKVRLVRIKDTLHLGEIYISEALLAQARANPAIEICGEPTDMRFDAQGNLLD
- a CDS encoding FAD-binding oxidoreductase; this translates as MRKYNRVGPNHIAELKAIVGEKNVLTDPDKLITYSQDEVTDARYHHMPEVVVFPETRDQVAEIIRLANRELIPVTPRGAGTGLAAGAAPMYGGIVLSLEKMNKIIEVNAEHMYMVVEPGVRTKDVQQAAAAVGLLYAGDPSSGDNCFIGGNIATNAGGNKAVKYGTTRHQVYAVEIVTPTGEITELGGLLNKSTSGYCLEQLIMGSEGTLGIITKATLKLIPLPPYKMDFLAVFPDTETAIDTVFKLLKAGIDPTSLEYMDNEAVNVCARYLKVGLPHQEDGNYLIITVETSTEEELEDKAARIDEICTAGGAIATLVPDSKTIWAARRAFGDANREESYIHSPEDLVVPVKHLAYAMREITRICKQHEAVGRVVAHAGDGNLHLTIMQGNIPAEEWPTKIDEILHDLFAFVYSIGGRMSGEHGIGSKRVKWMHRFADPVQLKMMQAIKKALDPNLILNPGTVFEVD
- the ilvD gene encoding dihydroxy-acid dehydratase is translated as MRQKCQDARKLWAQVDALRLGMNWSEEDTEKPHILVDDVFGESHPGSFHLDMLSEEAAIGIYEAGGKPARHHVTDICDGWGQGHDGMNYILASREVIADMVELHASVIPWDGMVLISSCDKSIPAHLMAAARVDIPTIHIPGGSMRSGPGITTSGLAGPISAKAKKGQIADAEIRNYKLTGCPSCGACQFMGTASTMQCMAEALGLALPGSALLPATFTEIRRIARLAGRQVVRLAEQGITAAKILTKDAFVNAIKVHAAIGGSTNALIHLPAIAHELGMTIEPEMFDQASREIPYLANVQPSGQYVTELFWFAGGIPLVQWYIKDHLNLDVMTVTGKTLGENLEQLWQDGFFDRCHQHLKTFGLSPDDVIRPVSKAKQYGSIAILKGNIAPDGAVIKYSAVVPSMHRHTGPAAVFDSEEAAQQAIIAGKIKPGDVVIIRYEGPRGSGAPEMFMTTDAIVFDEALNGTVALVTDGRFSGATRGPCVGHVSPEAAEGGPLALVEDNDLIEINIPGRELNLVGVGGERKSPAEIATILAARKAAWRAPERPLRKGILKQFTEKAASLMAGAYTK